In the Pedobacter cryoconitis genome, ACTTTGGATGATGTTTATCAGAAAGCAAAGACTGAATGGTTATTAAAAAGAAAAGATGCTGAAACTTATTTTGAAGCGAACAATAATGGAATGATTTCTACCTGCGGATATGTGAATAACGGCTGTCAGGATGATTGTTTTAACGGAATCAAGATTGTCTCCATCTTAAAATCAAATTAAACAGCTAAGATTATAACTTAATCAGCAGTTCACCAATTTTGGTGAACTGCTGATTAAGTTATAATCTTAGCTTGGCATAAAAATCCCATAACACAATTCCGGCAGAGATCACGATATTAAAAGAATGTTTAGTGCCAAACTGAGGTATTTCAATACATTTATCAATTTGCCCCATTACTTCATCGCTGACCCCGTTCACTTCATTCCCAAAGATCAATGCATATTTTTTAGACTGGTCTGGTTTAAAAGTGTTCAGCATAATACTGTCTACGGCTTGTTCAATGGCTATAATTTCATAACCATCTGCTCTTAGCTCTTTAATTGCATCCAGGGTTTCTTCATAATGTACCCAGGCTACAGATTGTGTTGCGCCAATGGCTGTTTTCTCAATCTCACGGTGCGGAGGCTGTGCAGTAATCCCACAAAGAATAATTTTCTCTATAGCAAAACCATCTGCTGTTCTAAAAGCAGACCCCACATTATTCATGCTGCGCACATTATCCAGTATCACAACTACCGGTAGTTTATCCTGTTCTTTAAATTCCTCTATACCTACACGGTTTAATTCAGCTGTCTTTAATTTCTGCATGGCGCAAAAATAGAATTAAATTGTGGTAGCTCCATTGCCAATTTCACTGATATATATAGTTGGCGCATAACCAATGTGTTCTGTATAGTAAGCGGTCAGTTTTTCTCTGAAATCTGCTTCTGCATCTTTTTTCAGCAGCGCTATTGCGCAACCACCAAAACCAGCTCCGGTCATTCTTGCCCCTGTAACTTCAGGATAAGCCGCACAGAATTCTACTACAGTATCCAGTTCTTTACCGGTAACTTCGTACAGGTCTTTCAATGATTGGTGTGAAGCATACATTAACCGGCCAAATTCATCCAGGTCGCCATTATTTAATGCTTTTGCGGCAAGATTTACGCGGTCATTTTCTTTAATAACGTGAGTGGCACGCTTCAGGATAGTCTCATCTTTAATCAAATGGCTGTGCAGCGCAAATTTATCAGCAGTCAGTTCACATAGATTGTTAAGCGTGATTTCCTGATTCAGGGCTTGAAGTGCAGCCTGACATTCAGCTACTCTTTCATTGTATTTAGATTCTGCGAGTTCTCTTGGTTTATTGGTATTGATGATGGTTAAGACATGGTCTCCAAGATTACAGTCCACAATTTTATATTTCAGGGTGTCACAATTCAGTACAATTGCCTTATCTTTTTCCCCGAAAGCAACGGCAAATTGATCCATAATACCACTGTTTACACCAATAAACTCATTTTCTACTTTCTGAGCGAGCTTTACTAATGCTAAACGATCATAATCCAGGCCAAGATAAGCGGTAATTGCATAAGCAGTTACAACTTCTATGGAAGCTGAAGATGATAATCCGGATCCAACTGGAATATTACCAGCATATAAAAGGTCGAAACCTACCGGGATTTGAAAGTTTTTAAGAATTTCATTGAAAACTCCGAGTGGATAATTATACCATCCTGTGCCTTCTTTTTCATAAGCAGATTTTAAAGGGATGACAGCTTCTTCCGGGAAGTTCATACTTTTAAAACGGATTACCTGGTCATTATTTGGTGCAAGACAAAGCCATGTACCGAGCGTAATAGCGCAGGGTAATACTAAACCTCCATTGTAATCAATGTGTTCACCGATCAGATTTACGCGGCCAGGAGTAAAATAAGTTGCGGCCGGTTGCTGGCCGTAGGTATCAAAGAATTTATTGGATAGTTCAGATTTCATTATTGTTTCGTGGTTTGGTTGAACAATGGAACAACAGCTACTCGTCAAAAAACAAATTTAAACTGATTAAATGTTCATCCGGGTTTAAAATTTGCTGGTATTATTTGTAGTATTGTTATTGTAAATATCGACTAATATACGTTTTATGAAAGAAAATCAAATTAGCACCGGGCGATTTATTGATGGCAAAGAAATCTTCGCGGTAGAGTTGACCAACAGTCTTGGAAGCAAGGTGAAAATATATAACTACGGAGCTATTGTAAGTGAGTTTATTGTACAGAATGCGATAGGAGAGCAACAGGATATTGTATTAGGTTTTGATGATATTGATGGCTATCTGAACGAAGACTATGTGTCTAACGATTACCCTTATCTTGGTGTAGTTGTAGGGCGTTATTCTAACCGGATTAAAGATGGGAAATATAGCATTGACGGAGTAGACTATGAAATGGCACAAAGTCTTCATGGCGGTTTAATTGGTTTCGACAAAAAGGTTTGGGACATTTTACCTACGGTAGATCCGAGTTTAACACTTCAGTATGTAAGCCCGGATGGGGAAGAAGGTTTTCCCGGTAAACTTACCGTCCAGCTTACGTTTAAACTGTCTGACGCTAATGAATTAATCCTTGATTACAAAGCGGTTACTGATGCACCTACGGCCCTTAATTTGACACATCATACATATTTCAATTTAAATAAAAATGGAGAAAATATAGCTGATCATTATTTAAGAATCCCTGCTGGTAATTATTTAGCACAGGATAAGGATTATGTAGTTACCGGTGCACTGGTTCCTGTAACAGGTACGCGCCATGATTTTCTGGGTGGTAAGACTATTGGACAGGATTGGGATGCAGCGGAGGGTTACGATCAGAGTTTTGTGCTGGATAAACCTTACGGTGAGTTAGGATTGGCGTCGGAAACTACGGAAACATCTTCAGGATTAAAGCTTGAAGTTTATACCACAGAACCTGTTGCTCATTTTTACACTGCTAAGTATTTAAATACGGCTACTGGTAAAGGGGGAAGGGCATATGGACCATATAGTGCTTTTTGTATAGAGACACAGCATTATCCGAATAGTGTGAATGTTCCGGAATTTCCAACTACAATTTTACGTCCTGGACAGACTTATGCACAAACGACAATTTTCAAAGTAAGTCATACCTAAATAAGAGATCATGGAGCAGTTGAAAATCATTAGTGCTACGGTAAGACCAGGTAGAAAAGGGCCTTTAGTGGCAGAGTGGATTACTGAAATAGCCAAAAAAACGGGTGCTTTTGAGGTTGAATTGATAGACTTAGGTTTATTAAACTTGCCTTTAATGGATGAAGT is a window encoding:
- a CDS encoding aldose epimerase family protein — its product is MKENQISTGRFIDGKEIFAVELTNSLGSKVKIYNYGAIVSEFIVQNAIGEQQDIVLGFDDIDGYLNEDYVSNDYPYLGVVVGRYSNRIKDGKYSIDGVDYEMAQSLHGGLIGFDKKVWDILPTVDPSLTLQYVSPDGEEGFPGKLTVQLTFKLSDANELILDYKAVTDAPTALNLTHHTYFNLNKNGENIADHYLRIPAGNYLAQDKDYVVTGALVPVTGTRHDFLGGKTIGQDWDAAEGYDQSFVLDKPYGELGLASETTETSSGLKLEVYTTEPVAHFYTAKYLNTATGKGGRAYGPYSAFCIETQHYPNSVNVPEFPTTILRPGQTYAQTTIFKVSHT
- a CDS encoding RNA methyltransferase — encoded protein: MQKLKTAELNRVGIEEFKEQDKLPVVVILDNVRSMNNVGSAFRTADGFAIEKIILCGITAQPPHREIEKTAIGATQSVAWVHYEETLDAIKELRADGYEIIAIEQAVDSIMLNTFKPDQSKKYALIFGNEVNGVSDEVMGQIDKCIEIPQFGTKHSFNIVISAGIVLWDFYAKLRL
- a CDS encoding galactokinase, yielding MKSELSNKFFDTYGQQPAATYFTPGRVNLIGEHIDYNGGLVLPCAITLGTWLCLAPNNDQVIRFKSMNFPEEAVIPLKSAYEKEGTGWYNYPLGVFNEILKNFQIPVGFDLLYAGNIPVGSGLSSSASIEVVTAYAITAYLGLDYDRLALVKLAQKVENEFIGVNSGIMDQFAVAFGEKDKAIVLNCDTLKYKIVDCNLGDHVLTIINTNKPRELAESKYNERVAECQAALQALNQEITLNNLCELTADKFALHSHLIKDETILKRATHVIKENDRVNLAAKALNNGDLDEFGRLMYASHQSLKDLYEVTGKELDTVVEFCAAYPEVTGARMTGAGFGGCAIALLKKDAEADFREKLTAYYTEHIGYAPTIYISEIGNGATTI